The following coding sequences are from one Nicotiana tomentosiformis chromosome 3, ASM39032v3, whole genome shotgun sequence window:
- the LOC104119679 gene encoding 11-beta-hydroxysteroid dehydrogenase A-like produces the protein MVVLDLIHKFLNLVAPPFTFFSLLFFLPPYQFFKWFLSILGTFFSEDVSGKVVIITGASSGIGEYLAYEYARRGACLTIAARREKSLREVAERALDLGSPDVLVVPADVSKVEDCKRIVDKTMSHFGRLDHLVNNAGVTAVSLFDETEEITNFRSVMDINFWGSVYMTRFAIPYLRYSEGRVIVLSSSASWVPTPRLSLYCASKAAMAQFFDTLRVEFGQDIKITLVTPGYVESEMTQGKFINKTGKVDVKTQMRDVQVGIIPVVKVEECAKTIVNGACRGERYVTVPSWVRVTYLWKVFCPEVVDWILRLLCLTGSGTSPRKKILDYSGVQKVLYPENIKELEPKTN, from the exons ATGGTGGTATTGGACTTAATTCACAAATTTCTCAACTTAGTAGCTCCTCCATTTACCTTCTTCAGCTTGTTGTTTTTCTTGCCACCCTATCAATTTTTCAAGTGGTTCCTTTCAATCTTAGGTACTTTTTTTAGTGAGGATGTTTCTGGCAAGGTTGTCATCATCACAGGAGCTTCCTCTGGCATCGGCGAG TATTTGGCATATGAATACGCCAGAAGAGGTGCATGCTTAACTATTGCAGCGAGAAGAGAGAAGAGTCTACGTGAAGTAGCTGAAAGGGCACTAGACCTAGGCTCCCCTGATGTTTTAGTCGTACCAGCAGATGTTTCAAAAGTTGAAGACTGTAAAAGGATTGTTGATAAAACCATGAGCCATTTTGGACGAT TGGACCATCTGGTTAATAATGCTGGAGTTACGGCAGTTTCTCTGTTTGATGAAACAGAAGAGATCACCAACTTTAGATCTGTCATG GACATTAACTTCTGGGGTTCGGTCTACATGACACGATTTGCAATTCCGTATCTGAGATATAGTGAAGGTAGGGTCATTGTGCTATCTTCTTCAGCTTCTTGGGTGCCTACTCCAAGATTGAGCCTTTACTGT GCAAGCAAAGCAGCAATGGCACAATTTTTCGATACGTTGAGAGTTGAATTCGGACAGGATATCAAGATAACATTGGTCACACCTGGCTACGTTGAATCAGAAATGACACAAGGGAAATTCATAAACAAGACTGGCAAAGTGGATGTTAAAACTCAAATGAGGGAT GTTCAAGTGGGCATAATCCCAGTAGTCAAAGTAGAAGAATGTGCCAAAACCATCGTTAATGGGGCTTGTCGCGGAGAGAGATATGTTACTGTGCCATCTTGGGTCAGGGTCACCTACTTGTGGAAGGTTTTCTGCCCAGAAGTTGTTGACTGGATTTTGAGGCTGCTGTGCCTTACCGGTTCGGGAACTTCGCCCAGAAAGAAAATATTGGATTACAGTGGTGTCCAGAAAGTCTTGTACCCAGAAAATATCAAGGAACTGGAACCCAAGACCAACTGA
- the LOC104119678 gene encoding SWI/SNF complex subunit SWI3A yields the protein MDTSRSQNPNHLKPSDEPDHDLYTIPSYTSWFSWQSIHEVERLSLREFFDGSSITRTPRIYKEYRDFIITSYREDPTRKLSFTEVRKSLVGDISVLHKVFTFLEKWGLINFDPSNAEIAPAGIGAAAEEDNKEDEKWRIRVEEGAPHGVRVVAAPHSLKPLVPVPSPVVVGDGSGGRGRSGDVADSIVKASPLASYSDVYGELMDQQKKESVVCDSCKEQCASGHYEYIKNASYNLCEKCFKSGNYDKDKLADEFKLMDGENSKAVWTEAETLLLLESVLKHGDDWDLVAQNVKTKSKLDCISKLIQLPFGDLMLGSIHKKIKLLDTNGEVSTGDQAQGAISESGETPGNQSHEQNQEHQQNGDAETETPPLKKIRRAPISEASSFLMKQVARISGAVGPHITASAAEAAVTALCYENQCSTDIFDEDDNGLGSIADISETERGSQDESAKGEEKPASSKTEVAVSQRNTIPLTLRMRAATATALGAAAAHAKLLADQEEREVEYQVSTLVEAQVKKLQRKMKHVEALNLMMEKQHAQMKELEESLVTERMDILQKIFSVGVSRWSDHASAKSQSSSIA from the exons ATGGATACATCTCGCTCCCAAAACCCTAATCACCTAAAACCCTCCGACGAGCCTGACCACGACCTTTATACAATCCCTAGTTACACAA GTTGGTTTTCTTGGCAAAGCATACACGAAGTAGAGAGGCTATCATTACGCGAATTCTTCGATGGCAGTTCGATTACAAGGACACCCAGGATTTACAAAGAGTACAGGGACTTCATTATTACCTCCTACCGTGAGGATCCGACCCGAAAGCTCAGTTTCACGGAGGTCCGGAAGTCATTAGTGGGCGACATAAGTGTTCTCCACAAGGTTTTCACTTTTTTAGAGAAGTGGGGTTTGATCAATTTTGACCCTAGTAATGCTGAAATAGCGCCGGCGGGTATTGGTGCTGCGGCGGAAGAGGATAATAAGGAGGATGAAAAGTGGAGGATTAGGGTTGAAGAAGGGGCCCCGCATGGGGTTAGGGTTGTGGCAGCTCCTCATTCTTTGAAGCCCCTTGTGCCGGTTCCGTCTCCGGTGGTCGTCGGGGACGGAAGTGGTGGCAGGGGGAGGAGTGGTGATGTGGCAGATAGTATAGTGAAGGCGTCACCTTTGgcgtcctattcggatgtttatGGGGAGTTGATGGATCAGCAAAAGAAGGAAAGTGTAGTGTGTGATAGTTGCAAAGAACAGTGTGCTTCGGGTCATTATGAGTACATCAAG AATGCAAGCTATAATTTATGCGAGAAGTGCTTTAAAAGTGGTAATTATGACAAGGACAAATTGGCAGATGAGTTCAAGTTGATGGATGGTGAGAACTCCAAAGCTGTCTGGACTGAAGCAGAAACCCTACTCCTATTAGAATCTGTACTGAAGCATGGTGATGACTGGGATCTTGTTGCTCAAAATGTCAAAACAAAGAGTAAACTGGATTGTATCTCAAAGCTTATACAGTTGCCTTTTGGGGATCTTATGCTTGGTTCTATTCATAAAAAGATTAAACTTTTGGACACAAATGGCGAGGTAAGCACCGGGGATCAAGCTCAAGGTGCAATAAGTGAGTCTGGAGAAACTCCTGGAAATCAATCTCATGAGCAGAACCAGGAGCATCAACAGAATGGAGATGCTGAAACCGAAACTCCTCCTCTCAAGAAAATACGCAGGGCTCCAATTTCAGAAGCCAGTAGTTTCCTGATGAAACAG GTAGCTCGGATCTCTGGTGCTGTTGGTCCACATATCACAGCATCTGCAGCTGAGGCTGCTGTTACAGCCCTTTGCTACGAAAACCAGTGTTCAACTGACATTTTTGATGAAGATGATAATGGATTGGGATCAATTGCTGATATCAGTGAGACAGAGAG AGGGAGTCAAGACGAAAGTGCTAAAGGGGAGGAAAAGCCTGCCAGCTCAA AAACAGAGGTGGCAGTCTCCCAGAGAAATACTATACCTCTAACTTTACGTATGAGGGCCGCAACAGCAACTGCTCTCGGTGCTGCTGCTGCTCATGCCAAATTGTTGGCTGATCAAGAAGAGAGAGAAGTAGAATATCAGGTTTCTACTTTAGTCGAAGCACAG GTGAAGAAGTTGCAACGTAAAATGAAACATGTCGAAGCTCTGAACCTGATGATGGAGAAGCAACATGCGCAAATGAAGGAATTAGAAGAGTCTTTAGTTACAGAGAGAATGGACATCTTGCAGAAGATATTTAGTGTGGGGGTATCTAGATGGAGTGATCATGCTTCTGCCAAATCTCAAAGTAGCAGCATAGCTTGA
- the LOC104119681 gene encoding uncharacterized protein: MAEKAKGIGRRLSPLELDEMWSWLSIMKAEYIARLSVKNKLGFINGECKRPDPHSSTFRQWERCDDMVTSWILNSLSKDIADSVEYANDIVELWIELEDRYEQTNGARLYQIQKEINDASQGTLDITSYYTKLKRLWEELSTLSKRS, translated from the exons ATGGCTGAGAAAGCAAAGGGAATAGGAAGACGATTGTCACCACTAGAACTTGATGAGATG TGGAGTTGGTTATCGATCATGAAGGCGGAGTATATTGCGAGGTTATCGGTTAAAAATAAACTAGGGTTTATAAATGGTGAATGCAAGCGTCCAGACCCCCACTCGTCCACATTTCGTCAGTGGGAGCGATGTGATGACATGGTGACCTCCTGGATCCTCAATTCTCTCTCAAAGGACATTGCAGATAGTGTTGAATATGCGAATGATATTGTGGAGTTATGGATTGAGTTAGAAGATCGATATGAGCAAACAAATGGAGCTAGATTGtatcaaatccaaaaggaaatAAATGATGCATCTCAGGGAACCCTTGATATCACCAGCTACTACACTAAATTGAAAAGGCTTTGGGAAGAATTGAGCACTTTGAGTAAAAGGTCTTAG
- the LOC138908216 gene encoding uncharacterized mitochondrial protein AtMg00810-like, whose amino-acid sequence MYDYSLFYKKTENSNVYIAVYVDDIVVTGTDTMEIEDLKVFLNDSFKIKDLGRLHYFLDLEVLYKDDGVIISQRKFNLAQRVSVHGLQQLYFTTRPNSQAQGKRGCGFDRPYLL is encoded by the coding sequence ATGTATGACTACTCTTTGTTTTACAAGAAAACTGAAAACTCAAATGTCTATATAGCAGTGTATGTAGATGACATTGTGGTGACAGGAACTGACACAATGGAAATTGAAGACTTGAAGGTGTTTCTAAATGACAGCTTCAAGATAAAAGATCTGGGCAGGCTACACTACTTCCTGGATTTAGAGGTTCTTTACAAGGATGATGGTGTGATAATATCTCAGAGGAAGTTCAACCTTGCTCAAAGAGTATCAGTGCATGGACTACAACAGCTTTACTTCACCACTAGACCCAACAGTCAAGCTCAAGGCAAAAGAGGGTGTGGCTTTGACAGACCCTACTTACTATAG